The sequence GATGTGtttgaaaggggaaaaaagagaggaggatgAGTTGCAGTATCTCAAATTGTCATTATTAGCCAGTTTAGTTCTTTGCAAGTATACAACTGTTGCAGATATTGATTTGAATCTCTCTTAGTCTCTTGTATATTCTTCATTACATGGGTATCTTGGAAAACTCAGACAAATCTCCAAGGAATCACATTTTATGAAAACAGTGCAATGATTTATCTTCAGTCATGCCCAATGACTATCAACTCTAACATTCCTACACTAAAATTGTTATCTGGCTACTGTTTTGGATCGCGGATTTATCAAAACTCTTGATCGTCACAAATTTTTACCAACCATCCATTGATTGAATCATGTTGAAAATTGAGCTTGAGGTCACGGCACTATCAACTCTTCCCATCGTTGATCCGGCCATCAACAGTATTATTCGACTCGTCTGGATGAGACACATCTTCCTCCACCAGTTTCCAACCAAAATAGTTGCCAAAATATAATTTCCCGTGTATGACTAAAACGGGACAAACTTTGTGttttactttttaaattttttatctaCTTTTGTCTTAGCTGTTGATCATAATCGAATCGATTGATAACCGAATtgattggtcggttattttccaaaaaatttACATCTCTCTCTAAAGAACCAATAGAAAAATCGAAAAAACAGACTGAATTCTCGcacgtgtatatgtatattccTCACTATTGGGTACATGGGTCCTACTATCTCCACAAGAGAACAACTAAAAATCTTTTTATCCTGCTCTGCAATTGTTCTCCCAAAAAACAGAGACTCTGTGTTCTGTTCAGTAAAAAAATAGCACAACAGTATGAGCTCCGTAGTTACTCTAGCTTGTTCGTTTCCATGGCTTACATCTGTACTAccatcctcttcttcttcgtcgAAGTTTTTGAAATACCAATCATGCCCTTCCTTCTCAAAACCTTGTCACAGAGCGGTCTATTGCTGCGGATCCCAACCTCAATATGCAGTCACTGATCTCGGATTCGTCTTGCACGATGCTCTTGATTCCTCTGGAGTCGACACCACCCATGCCAGAGTATGTAAaattgcacatatatatatatatatatatatatatatatatatatatatatatatttatggttTTCGATTAAGTTCGCTCGAGCTTGTCTAGCTTTCCATTTGTGGATGTGTATATTAGAGAAATGGAATTTTGTTGAATCCTATTCAATGCTCTATTTTGTCGAGTTGTGTAATGCATTATCGATAATTTAGACTGAAAATAGATTAATTTTGATGAGTTTTGTTGATTGGATGAATTCAATTTGATTATTCTTTTGTGGTAAAATTAAATCAATGCAACTATGGAGTGCAGGAGGCTAGGAAGGGTTTCATGTCCCAGATTGAGAGACTGTCAAGTATAGAGAGGCAAACCAGCATAAGCATTAATAGACGTGTTGATTTGGGGAAAACGGCTCTCTATATAGCAGCAGAAGATGATTCCCTTGTATCACACTCCTCCGTTCCACTCCCTGTGGATGCTTTTGTGGAAAGATTGGATGATCTCTCAACGGGCTACCTTTCTTTCTATAACTCTTCTTTTGGCTCATCCCCGGAGATTTTCTTGGAATGTTTGGAGAGCTATTTGTATGGCAAGAAGGTATCTTTTTCCCCTTACTGATGCAATGCCATCTTGACATAAATAATATCCTTTTTGTTCGTGGTCAGGGTTTCCGAAGAAGCTACTATACAAGGAATCAATTAGAGCCACGGGCTTTGTATCTTCACTCAGTTAGGAATTCTGCCTTCTTTCTCATAACTTCAACTTTGTGGTGGAGCTTTTTTGGTTAATGTATGTTGATACTCTGAGCAGGTTTTGACACATCGATCAGGATCCGCTGCTATGCTGTCACTTATATATTCAGAAATCTTGAAAATGCTACGCTTGTGGACCatattggattttgattgtgaGATATTCTTCCCTCATGATCGTTATGGTCTTCCCAGAGGCTATCATAAGCTGAAAAGCAAGGCATCTGATCAATCACATATAATGACAACACAAAACCTACTGGTGGAGGTAACTCTGCATCCTTTCATAGATATGCTTTTAGATTTTATGGGACCTAGGTAAGTGGAGAAGCACGAAATTGATCCTTGTTTTCACCTTGCACGCATatgcttttcaaaaaaatttggaaGTTTTGCAATGGGAAACTGTCTAGTTTCTCAAGGCTCTTTATGCATGTGTAACAATCTAGAGTGAAGATTGTCCAGACAAATGCAGAAGGGGGCAATGGGTAAGAACTAAGAAGAACCTTAATGTAGATAAGGTATCTGAAAGGAGGAAAGATGTTAGTGGCGTTATGGTTTCATCAACCTACATGCATTAGCGAAGCCATTCATGTAAAGTTTATTACATATAGGATATATGGACATAGCCTCTAATTTATGAACACACAGCCTGATAAACATTTCCTGAAAGTGCATATTGAATTGCCATTTGAGATTTCCCCAAGATTACGAAGGGCTTCAGATACATGCATGAGTTATTGCTGATCCTGATAACTGCAGTCTGCATATCCTTCTGGTGCTTCTTTCTTGATAAATAATAAAGGCTTTCAATCTTGTGTACCTTTTTCCTGCATCCTTATTGTATTTACATGATTTAATGCATACCTATACTGTTTTTTCCCCCATTTTGTCGTCATTATAAATGAATCACCAATTGCTTCTGAATTTTTGGCTTTGATCCTTATAGTGTACTGCATTTGCAGGTTTTGAAAAATTTGAAGGAGGCATTTTGGCCTTTTCAACATGATGATCCTAAGACTTTATTCTTAAGTGCAGCAGAGGTTGCGAATTGCACTGATAAATCAAATGTTGTCAGAGAAAGGTATTTTCATTTTACTGCTCCCACCTCTCAGCTTGTGTTTGTGTTGCTCAATTTCTCTGGTTTGAAAACTGTACTGGCCACCATTCAGGTTCAGGTAACATTCCCGTCAAAGTACAACTATGTAAGATGCAACTTACAAGTGGAAccataaaataaagagtgaaaATAGGGGAAAAGTTTCACCTCAATGATGAAACATGATGATGTAAAAAACTGACCATGAATGAGCCGAAAAGACAAGTAATTCCTGGTTCAATCTGTCCACCCCATCAGCCCTGTCCAATTTCTTTTGTAATCATTTTTCAACATTAACCATTCaactctttattttttatttttttccttttgtcccAATTACAGTGGTTTTCAGGTTGCATCTGCAAAGGCTGCTCAACATAGGCTTGAACGTGGTGTTTGGACCAGTGTACGTTTTGGCGATATGAGGCGTGCATTAGCTGGTATGTATGAAGAATCATTTTGATGATAACTTTTTCTTCCCCTGTTATGGTAAAAAAACACAAGACACGAGTTTATTGCAATCTAAGATATGTATAAGTCGGAAAACAATAAGTACACATGTATCTGCTTATGTATACTGTGTTTCTGTTAGTAAGCAGATAGTTATAATCGAAGGAAAATCTTTACATTGTTGATGTATTTGTTAGGTTAAGTTGTCAAGAACGAGATTCCAAAGGTGGTCTACAAACCATAATGCTGGCTCAGTGTAGtgtatattctttttttttttggaggcaATTCTATTGTTTGCCCACAAATTTTATCAGAAGATACTTATCAGAAGATATGTGCTTGATTACTTTATGACTATTCTCATATGGATATTGTTGCATATTTTGCAGCTTGTGAACGTCTTATACTTCTACAAACTGACCCGAGGGAGTTCAGAGATTACAGCATTCTTCTTTACCA is a genomic window of Tripterygium wilfordii isolate XIE 37 chromosome 16, ASM1340144v1, whole genome shotgun sequence containing:
- the LOC119980524 gene encoding uncharacterized protein LOC119980524 isoform X1; this encodes MSSVVTLACSFPWLTSVLPSSSSSSKFLKYQSCPSFSKPCHRAVYCCGSQPQYAVTDLGFVLHDALDSSGVDTTHAREARKGFMSQIERLSSIERQTSISINRRVDLGKTALYIAAEDDSLVSHSSVPLPVDAFVERLDDLSTGYLSFYNSSFGSSPEIFLECLESYLYGKKGFRRSYYTRNQLEPRALYLHSVLTHRSGSAAMLSLIYSEILKMLRLWTILDFDCEIFFPHDRYGLPRGYHKLKSKASDQSHIMTTQNLLVEVLKNLKEAFWPFQHDDPKTLFLSAAEVANCTDKSNVVRESGFQVASAKAAQHRLERGVWTSVRFGDMRRALAACERLILLQTDPREFRDYSILLYHCGFFEKSLQYLKLYQETKSSSPESPSSNKFSSLENDAVERLMVRLTLILMEKGWSKASDRNFFSNNSEPW
- the LOC119980524 gene encoding uncharacterized protein LOC119980524 isoform X2, with the translated sequence MSSVVTLACSFPWLTSVLPSSSSSSKFLKYQSCPSFSKPCHRAVYCCGSQPQYAVTDLGFVLHDALDSSGVDTTHAREARKGFMSQIERLSSIERQTSISINRRVDLGKTALYIAAEDDSLVSHSSVPLPVDAFVERLDDLSTGYLSFYNSSFGSSPEIFLECLESYLYGKKGFRRSYYTRNQLEPRALYLHSVLTHRSGSAAMLSLIYSEILKMLRLWTILDFDCEIFFPHDRYGLPRGYHKLKSKASDQSHIMTTQNLLVEVLKNLKEAFWPFQHDDPKTLFLSAAEVANCTDKSNVVRESGFQVASAKAAQHRLERGVWTSVRFGDMRRALAG